TAATAAAACAAAGCGAGATACTTTTTCTGTTGGTAATTCTAACAATGCATATTGAATTTCAGCATTATTGATAATTTCAACGGCTAAATAAGAGTGATCATCTTTTAAAATTTGGATCAAATCGGTATGGCTATCAAGTAAAATCGGGGTAATATAACGTTTTAAATTTTGTTTATAGAATTTTTTTATCCAATCTTCTTGAATTGAGGTTAGTTGCCTTTCATTGATTAAAAATATCTGATTACGAGCCATTTCGAGTAATAACTCATTATAGAGCATATCAAACTTTAATTCGATTTGAGCAACTTTTAGATGAACTTGGCGTAAAATATTTTTTACATTAGAAGCATTACCTTGTTCTTGTTTAATGAGGACTTCTTTTTTTAAGTTGGCAAATTGAACCTTATAAAATTCATCAAGATTATTGGAATAAATACCTAAAAAGCGTACTCGTTCAATAAGTGGATTACTTTTATCCGCCGCCTCTTGTAGCACTCTTTCATTGAATGCAAGCCAACTAAGCTCTTTTTGAATATATAAGTTATCGCTATTCATATAATTTTGATTTGACCTACCATAGAAATATTATTATCAATTATATACTTAATTTAATTGTATGTGCATATATTAGTTGCAAATATGCCACTAAGTCATATAAAAAAAGCCGGCTATAGCCAGCTTTTTTTCGATATCGTAAATTAAATACGATGTACAGATGTTGTATTTGTCGTGCCGCTTGGTACTAATGCTCCAGAAACCATTACAACAATATCACCAGACTTAGCGTAGCCTAATTTAACGGCCATTTCTTTACCTAAGCGGTAAAAATCATCAGTTGAGTCGATGGAATCGATTAATACCGGTTCAACGCCTTTAGTTAAAATTAATTGATTAATCGTTTTTTGATTTGAAGATAACGCTAAAATATTAGCTGTAGGGAAGTAATGTCTCACTTCACGTGCTGATTTGCCACTACGCGTTGCAACAATGATTAATGGTGCGTTTAGTCTTTCGGCAATTTCGACTGCACCACAGCATACAGCGCCTGTAATTCGTAGCTTTTCTAATGGTTGAAGATCTAAAGATGCGGGAATAATTTTATCTGTACGCTTACAGATTGTCGCCATCACATTTACTGTTTCTAGCGGATATTTACCCTTAGCGCTTTCACCTGAAAGCATAACTGCATCAGTACCATCTAAAATTGCATTCGCAACATCGCCAGCTTCAGCGCGAGTAGGGCGAGGATTTTTAATCATGGAATCAAGCATTTGCGTCGCAGTAATAACTGGCTTAGAGGCTTTAACACATTTTCTAATCATCATTTTTTGTGCAAAAATAACTTCTTCTACTGGAATTTCAACACCTAAATCACCACGAGCAACCATGATCCCATCAGAAGCATCTAAAATATCATCAAAATTATCTAAACCTTCTTGATTTTCAATTTTAGAAATAATTTTTATATTTTCGCCACCGTGGGTTTTTAAGTGTGTTCGGATATCTTCGACATCTGAGCGCTTACGAATAAATGACGCAGCAATAAAGTCAACACCTTGCTCGCAACCGAAGATAAGATCTTGTTTATCTTTTTCAGCAAGCGCAGGTAACTGGATTGATACACCGGGTAAGTTAACGCCTTTATTTTCGCCTAAGTCGCCATTATTTAATACCGTACAGATAACTTCATTGCCTTTTACTTCTTTAACATCCA
The genomic region above belongs to Orbaceae bacterium lpD02 and contains:
- the pykF gene encoding pyruvate kinase PykF, producing MKKTKIVCTIGPKSESKEMLAKLLNAGMNVMRLNFSHGDYEEHGERIRNLREVMQETGRKAAIMLDTKGPEIRTIKLEGGNDVSLVAGQKFTFTTDKSVTGNSECVAVTYAGFANDLKAGDRVLVDDGLIAMDVKEVKGNEVICTVLNNGDLGENKGVNLPGVSIQLPALAEKDKQDLIFGCEQGVDFIAASFIRKRSDVEDIRTHLKTHGGENIKIISKIENQEGLDNFDDILDASDGIMVARGDLGVEIPVEEVIFAQKMMIRKCVKASKPVITATQMLDSMIKNPRPTRAEAGDVANAILDGTDAVMLSGESAKGKYPLETVNVMATICKRTDKIIPASLDLQPLEKLRITGAVCCGAVEIAERLNAPLIIVATRSGKSAREVRHYFPTANILALSSNQKTINQLILTKGVEPVLIDSIDSTDDFYRLGKEMAVKLGYAKSGDIVVMVSGALVPSGTTNTTSVHRI